Proteins from a genomic interval of Toxotes jaculatrix isolate fToxJac2 chromosome 5, fToxJac2.pri, whole genome shotgun sequence:
- the fem1b gene encoding protein fem-1 homolog B: MESLAGYVYKAASEGRVLTLAALLLNHSETETQYLLSYVTQLAGQRSTPLIIAARNGHDKVVRLLLDHYRVDTEQTGTVRFDGYVIDGATALWCAAGAGHFEVVRLLVSHHANVNHTTITNSTPLRAACFDGRLDIVRYLVEHNADISITNKYNNTCLMIAAYKGHTDVVKFLLEQGANPNAKAHCGATALHFAAEAGHLEIVKELVRCQAAMVVNGHGMTPLKVAAESCKADVVELLLAHADCNPSSRIEALELLGASFANDRENYDIQKTYHYLQMAMMERYRDPESIISKELLPPIEAYGGRSECRTLSDLEAIRVDRDALHMEGLMIRERILGSDNIDVSHPIIYRGAVYADSMEFEQCIKLWLHALRLRQKGNRNTHKDLLRFAQVFSQMVHLKEQVTASAVEQVLSCNVLEIQRSMARVEAAAESELQQAMDNYESNVFTFLYLACISTKTTCTDEERALINKHIYNLIQLDPRSREGSSLLHLAISSTTPVDDFHTNDVCSFPNAQVTKLLLDCGAQVNAIDHEGNTPLHVIVQYNRPISDFLTLHAIIINLVEAGAHTDMTNKQKKTPLDKSTTGVSEILLKTQMKMSLKCLAARAVRQHQITYRNQIPKTLEEFVEFH; encoded by the exons ATGGAGTCTCTGGCCGGGTACGTGTACAAGGCAGCCAGCGAGGGCCGAGTCCTGACCCTGGCCGCGCTGCTGCTCAACCACTCCGAGACGGAGACCCAGTACCTGCTGAGCTATGTGACCCAGCTCGCCGGGCAGAGGTCCACCCCCCTGATCATCGCAGCCCGGAACGGACACGACAAAGTGGTCCGGCTGCTCCTGGACCACTACAGAGTGGACACTGAGCAGACTGGCACGGTTCGGTTTGATGG ATATGTTATAGACGGGGCCACAGCTCTGTGGTGTGCAGCTGGAGCAGGGCATTTTGAGGTGGTGCGGCTGCTGGTGAGTCACCATGCCAACGTTAACCACACCACTATCACCAACTCCACCCCACTGCGGGCGGCGTGCTTTGATGGGCGCCTGGACATCGTCCGATACCTGGTGGAACACAACGCCGACATCAGCATCACTAACAAGTACAACAACACCTGCCTAATGATCGCCGCCTATAAGGGCCACACAGACGTTGTCAAATTCCTGCTGGAGCAGGGGGCGAACCCCAATGCCAAGGCCCACTGTGGGGCCACTGCCCTGCACTTTGCGGCTGAGGCAGGACATCTGGAAATTGTAAAAGAGCTGGTGCGCTGCCAGGCGGCCATGGTGGTGAACGGACATGGCATGACGCCGCTAAAGGTCGCAGCAGAGAGCTGTAAAGCCGAtgtggtggagctgctgctggcgCATGCAGACTGCAACCCCAGCAGCCGCATCGAGGCCCTGGAGCTGCTGGGCGCCTCGTTCGCCAACGACCGGGAGAACTACGACATCCAGAAGACGTACCACTACCTACAAATGGCTATGATGGAACGCTACCGCGACCCAGAAAGCATCATCTCAAAAGAGCTGTTGCCACCTATCGAGGCCTACGGAGGGCGTAGCGAATGCCGGACACTGTCAGACCTGGAGGCCATCCGGGTGGACCGGGACGCTCTGCACATGGAGGGGCTGATGATCCGGGAGCGTATCCTTGGCTCGGACAACATTGACGTGTCACACCCCATCATATACCGCGGCGCTGTCTATGCTGACAGCATGGAGTTTGAACAGTGCATCAAACTGTGGCTTCATGCGCTTCGCTTGCGGCAGAAAGGAAACCGGAACACACACAAGGACCTGCTGCGCTTCGCCCAGGTGTTCTCCCAGATGGTCCACCTGAAGGAGCAGGTcacagcttcagctgtggaGCAGGTGTTGAGCTGCAACGTGTTGGAGATTCAGCGCAGCATGGCTCGGGTGGAGGCGGCGGCTGAGTCCGAGCTGCAGCAGGCTATGGACAATTACGAGTCAAATGTTTTTACCTTTCTGTACCTGGCCTGCATCTCCACTAAAACCACCTGCACCGATGAGGAACGAGCCCTCATCAACAAGCACATCTACAACCTGATCCAGCTGGATCCGCGCTCACGTGAAGGCTCTTCTCTGCTCCACCTGGCCATCAGCTCCACCACGCCGGTCGACGACTTCCACACCAACGACGTCTGTAGCTTCCCCAACGCCCAGGTCAccaagctgctgctggactgcGGCGCACAGGTCAACGCCATCGACCACGAGGGCAACACCCCGCTGCACGTCATCGTCCAGTACAACCGGCCAATCAGTGACTTCCTCACGCTGCACGCCATCATCATCAACCTGGTGGAGGCCGGCGCCCACACAGACATGACCAACAAGCAAAAGAAGACACCGCTGGACAAGAGCACCACAGGCGTGTCGGAGATCCTGCTAAAGACGCAGATGAAGATGAGCCTCAAGTGTCTGGCAGCGCGCGCCGTCCGGCAGCACCAGATCACCTACCGCAACCAAATCCCCAAAACGCTGGAGGAGTTTGTGGAGTTTCACTGA